A region of the Gouania willdenowi chromosome 1, fGouWil2.1, whole genome shotgun sequence genome:
AAAAGTGCGGATTAGTCGCAGTTTCACAAAGTAGTTTTTATTTGCCATTtagaatgttgttttttttttttgccagtcaTAGACACTTAATTTGACAGTGCAACACAGTATGACAAACACTGAAATCAGGGTCAAGACATTTTTTACGCgtgaggtaaaaaaaagaaagagaaaaaaaaaaaagaattatagaaaaagaaaaaaaataaataaaaaaaaagtgcaaaacaaCTCAACAGTCACTAAACATAGCATTATCTAAATTTCTTTGTGTGTGCGAATTTAAGTTCACGACGGAAAACAAGGTCATTAGTagcagcaaaataaaaaataaaaaaatggaccagttttaaaacataaaaatcacGACGACAGCAATTATCACTGTTTGCTTAAGATATCAATATGGCATCAAATGAATATCAGTACAAAacgcagacgcacacacacattcaaacacaaacacttggTCACAGTTAACAGGTGCCAAGGACATTGCGGTGGGAGTCAAGTTTTAGCTGTGTaccatatttataaaaaaaaaaaaaaaagatgaagaaataatacacatttttttccacacacTGTCAACACAGAATGTCCAAGTAAGGATTCACAAACAGCACATGCACAAACTCACGCAcgccaaaatgacaacaaaggatTTGCTTTGTCCGTTCTCCTCAGCCCTCTGGTGAGAAAACAATGTGTTAGCCCTAATGCTCCCTTCCTAGAGGAATGGTTTCTGTGAAGCCGCGCgaaaaaataaagacacattTCCTCTCTTCAGGTAGAAAATGTGACAAGAATAGATGTGACAGATGGGTAGCTTTGTGAAGCAGCACGGTGGAAATGAACATTGGATTTTGGGATTATCTTACAGTAGAATTCACCGACTACAAATTAAGTTATTCATATTGAATCAAATCCCCTGGGAAAagaaacatattattcaaaaaatgaaCAGTGTCGACACCTATGTCTGTCTGTCCCTAACTACATGTACATAATAGGTCTCAAAAAGCTAAAAGAAAAATAGTGCCACCCACAGTCTGTTTCAGGTACTGCATGTACAGCatgtgcaagtttttttttttttaaatgtgtgcgCGTCTGTTAAGCTGTCAGTCGAAGTTATCACGATTCGCTTAAATTCTCTTTTTAATCTCTTCTGTCCCTGTCCTCCCGGCCGAGTAACAGACAAACTTTCCAAAGCTCTCCACTTCAAGCCTCGTCGCGCgtttttctcctcctctttcCCTGAATGTCCTATCTTCTCGTTTCTTTCCTAACTCGTCCACACCTTAACGTCTACTCGTTCTGTCCAACGTTATCTGTCCCTACGGTTAGTTTTTCTGTGTCGGGTCCCTGCCTAGTTAATCTAGAGGTGTCCCCCTGTCCCTCCCTCCCATCCCGCCCACCCTCCCTCTATGGACAAACACATAGGGCGTGGGGGCCGTCCATCAGGGGGAGCGGCCAGTAGCATCCCCTCTCCCTCCCCCCAGATCAGGGCAGTGCAATACACAGATGGATGAGTTTCCCATTCACCCTCCTCCTGCAGGCTCACCTGGGGAGACGAGAAACCAAAGGGTTGATTGGAATAACGTGCATTAAAGAGCAGTTAAAGGACTTCAAATCTTGCCATTTATTTACCTCTGGGGCAGGTGCAGAGATTCTAAACGCCGTAGCATGCGGCCAGTCTCTCCTTTAGCAGAGGGGGGAACTGCTCTGAGAACTGCTGCCAGTTCTCCTCCCCAACCTGCTCCTTAAAACCATGCAGGATCTTCAGAAAGAGACGAAAAAACAAcacgaagaaaatctgtcgtCAATACAATTCGAGAAcattggttctcaaacatttttggctcaCGAACCCCTCTTCTCTTATTCAGAATCCAAGTGGAATGAAACGgtgtttagtgcctcctgaatatatttatttctgtagtttttatgaTTTTCGGTTACTCAaacctgatgtgggaccaagactaaaaataaacattaaaaaaccacatattttaacgctttaatttgttaattttccactctctctcaagaaccccctgtagtgccatcgcgtacccctaagggtacacgtacccccatttgagaaaatgggttagatcaggggtgtcaaactcattttagttcagggaccaaataaaaagcagttttatctcaagtgggccacaaattttatgcaggaaaacgagtagtttcaacattattgtgcccttgtttgcacttgtacataaaatactgaatatgtaaaaaacagacaatatccaagcaataagtgacaaatatcagttcCAACATGGTCCTCGCTTTAACTTTCCTTGATTTGTGACCAATTCCTATTTAATTAAGGAGAATgctatgtaataatttgaggagaatttaaagattttgtcagaattttgagtttttttcaacagtttaacttAAAAATTGACTGCAATTATGCGAGTGCCGGGAAAActtgtgagcccctgcaaatattgatgagtttcatttacacaatgtcattgtgtcatttttactttctcctgcagactGAACTGGATGATCCAAAGgaccgtatttggcccccgggcctgaTGTTTGATACGTGAGCTCTGAGGGTGTGCGTAAACACACTCAGGACGAGGATTTTCAATAAAGCAATACGGCCCCTGATCAATAAAAGTATCTGATCTTATGTGATCAGCAGCAACATGTAATAAACCATAcaagacatgggcaactggcggcccgggggctaCATGTGGTCCtcaatttaatattttactgcctcaaaagtaaaagcacaaaatgactccaaaaacacacaaaatagaagaaacacacaaagttactAACCAACAATAAAGGACAAatgcaaatatacaaaaacagaagaataaaacaacaacaaaaaagactccaaaatacacaaaatgacttttatatacaaaacaaccagAAAAGAGAgaatagctaaaaaaaaatatgtaaaagaaccaaaattacacaaaattagataaaaatatactaaatatagataaaaaattatatatatatatatataggtaaaaaatacacagaatcaacaaaaacagactaaaccctGATTGATCCTTGAATCAATGCTCCGATCGGTCAATATTTTTAACACTGACATAAATTTTCATAATGTGGCCCGCGAATCAGACAATTAtcgtacatttttgtggcctccCAAGTGGAGCGCTCTGCAATTTCATTGTGCTCTCGTTTAAGGATAATTACGCAACGACAATAAAGAttagtcaacaacaacaaagatgataacagaaataaagaagaaagcACAGATGCTACAGTGAAACCCATTGGACAAACCTTGAGACACTTTGTGAGTGCTACTTCTGTTGAAAGCACTTAGTTTGAGTTTTGTGTAGAAATGATGAACCTTTCTGCTGAACAACAGCATTAACACGTTCTTGAAGACCAACACTATGCCTACTTTCATAAGCCTGGCAGTTAAGAAATCTTGTGGCGTCCTTATTTCAGTCTCCAAACCTTAGTTTGAGTCCTGTGGCGGGGCGTCTAAATTCTCAACATAAAACAGAGACGCACCTTGTAAAACATGTCCCTTAAGTCATCTTTAGGATTCACCCACGAGGCCACAGCGTCACAGAAGAAGATGAAGTCCTGTACGAGTGATGGAGAACATGAGTCAGATGACGACTACATAGCACAGATGGTTGTGAAAAACTCAAAAGAACATCAAagtttaaaacattaaagaaaggttaaaatatatatttttttaaaatgtaattttaaaaaaaacaagcgtGTGTACGGCTTTTAAAATCTTTCACCTGTACGACCCCACCAGGGTTCACACCGATCATCATACAAATTCCTCTGAAGGCAGAATCTTTCTCCTCATTGTCTCGGATGTTCCTCAGAGACGTACACCTGAAACATGAAGTAATGCATGATATGATAGGCCAGGGATAACGATCATTAAACACTACTAACTGTTCAACTTCTGCTGTGTATGTATTTAGGAACTAAAGCCAGGGAGAAACATGATTGGAAAGTTAACattgaataaagtttaaaaactgtattaattttttgtgtagtgtttatttttttaatttgtaatatttctcaagCCTCTGTGACATAAGCACTTGTAATCttcccctgggataaataaagtacttctaaatctggaagaaaaaaacaactaaaaataataatttggacAATCAGCTTGTTCTAATGCAGTAGTAAAAATCTAGAATAGTTACCAAAGAGATTCAACaggattttaatgaattttacaaAGGAGCAACAATACTGCTTCCACACATAAAACAAGTACCAGAGGAACCATTGTACATTTTcttactttatttgtattttttgtctataatgtttacatttttcactgtgTTAAGTTGTCTTTGTATCTTACAAATTTTTGGTAAATGTGTAACCTTTAAAAGCCTCCCGGGGACAGGTgttaaaaaattgtattttactaAAGGCACTTCTTGCAGTGCATCTGGGAGCTGTGCATGAGTAACTGTTACAGCATCAATGCatgtttaataaatgttgaatgttaaataaaggaattagaaaaacatcaaaaagaaaaaaaggaaaagttcTTAAAGCGAGAGTGAGTCTACCATTACAAACTCATGAATGAATTGCATACCAGGGTCGGATAAACTGTGGCAGCATGGGAGCAACTTCCTGTGGACACACATAGCCCAGCCGGCCAATGGTGATCGCTGTAGAGGACACAGTTACGTCATTAGTCCTGCTAGAAAACAAGTGGACACTTCTTATTCATGTGTTTATGTACCAGTGTTCTCCAGCAGGGTCTTCGGTGTATTGGGTCGATTGATGATCTCAACCAGTTGGTTCAGAACCATGGCGATGTATGGCTGCATCTCAACTCCTGATCAATGGGAAAACATAAGatagattatactttatttcGTTTTACAGCAGCCACAGACACAAACAGCAAGCAAGAAagctaaatataaatacaaaaattaaataaacaagaagacagtcatcaacatcccctgccaaaaaaaaaaaaaaaatggaataaaagcagtaactctggaaaaaaataattgcacgcttctcattttcgaactccgtcaaggtattgatatcctaaagccacacaccgaatttggttaccCTATCTTAAACAggttctgagaaaagctgtccccattAATTCAGACGgatggacggagctcaaacctatatcccccattcacactttgtggcgggagATGATAATACCACTATACTAAAAGtctgctagcttcatgctaaaGTCTATGGGAAAACCaatgtatatgctcatgctaacatttaacGCGATCGGCagtgatttatataacacaccaTTTATGCctaactttcacaaacacagtcttaggagtgttatcaaacagtacacttAAACATACTCACACGCATATGTTTTATCAAGCCGAAAATTAGTTGGTAGAGCTCAGTAGGCCATGGGCTTTTAAAATGGTGACTTCCGACTACTAGAGCAACAGTGGtaggtcaaaacacacaaactcacccagagaaaagaaaaacggaacaagggcaataactccggaaaaaaataattgtgcacttctcattttcgaactccatcacgATATTGACAcactgaagccacacaccaaatgtgGTTCTCCTATcctaaacagtttctgagaaaagctgtcccctttaactcagacgAATGGACGGGgcccaaacctatatcccccttccaaactttgtggcgggggaaaataaatagatattgGCCAAGATAAGAgtacagaaaatatataaataagcagtaagTGGGGTTTTACAATGAGTAATGTGTAATATTGCACATAATAAGGCAGTGAAGGAACATTAATCAGACAAGTCATTTTGGACACACTATAATTACCCATCTGCATACAGATCTCTCCGATGGCCCACGTGGCATTGTTGCACACAGAGATAAACTCCGGGTTCAGATTAGTTCCGAGGATTGGCATAAACTCAGCTGAGGAGAGAATACATGAGAGATGTGACGCCTGGAAAATAGAGGAGGTCTTTGTGTGTGATTTAATAAAGTGGTGAGATAATTACCGATACAGGGTTTGACATGAGGAAAACAGGCCTTGGTCAAATCACCCAGCAGAGCAAATGAACTCTGTCGAACTTCAGGCATCGTGTCCTAAGAAAAAGAAAGACGAAATACCAGTTAACCTCCTAGACAAAGCCTTTCAATCattacagggttcctacagcttcagtcaaattcaaTGCAAGACTATTTTTTTGCCGTTTGAAATCGAATTTCAATGAAATTTAAGACCAATCTCATAGTAAACATAATTGGGGGGGACGACatcacatcaattacatagggttaggggaAATCTTTTATAGTGTCTAGTGGCtggccccaaagtaaacacaaaaatacacaaaatgacagtaaaatacacacaaaaaagtcactccaaaaactcaagatgactacaaaaatagccaaaaatgtaaaacaatgaaaaaaccattaagaaaaatatttgtTGGACAGGCAATATTCattaaacatacattttaaaaatgtaaaatttaaagattttgtcagaattttgagttttttttcaacagtttaacttAAAGATTgtactgcaatcatgcaatacaAGTGCCGGGAAAActtgtgagcccctgcaaatattgatgagtttcatttacgcaatgtcattgtgtcatttatactttctcctgcagagcGAACTGGATGATCCAAAGGGCCAGatatggtgtttttttaatactatTATTTTGAAGGGATGCTAATATTCATGTTTGAATTTAATACAGGTATTTAAAACTATTCCcaattttttgattaatttcaATGAATAATTCCCACGAAAagttatatttttgaaaattcacaaaattccCAAGCTTTTGCGCATTTCCTTATAAAATGTCTCACACAAGGCAGCACAATAAAGTGCATAAATAACACTTTCCACACAGATGATATCTCCTCACCTGCATGCATTGGAAGAGCAGGGTCATGATGTTACTACGAGCCACCAGTGTGTCCACGTGGCCCCCGAGTCCTTCAGCCAAACCGCTTAAAAGGTCCAGGGCCACGATCATGAAGTCCTTATCGGGCGCTTCGTACTGGTCAGGCTGCTGACTGTACATCTGAGacagatttacatttttaaaaaagcaccATGTGTAATCACACAAAACCATCAATAAATGGGACTTTTTGCTCACCATTGCCTGAGCCAGTGTCTTCTGGACCAAGGTGACGCAGCGCTGGTAAACAGGTTCACAGTAAGGGAGGAAACCACTCTGCAGTGCCGTGGCAACCGATGACAGACACTCGAGCAGAGGGAAGAGATCTTTGTCCTCATCCTTGAGCTCGTTCCACTTAGCGATCAGTGGAGGCATCAGCTTTTGGATGTACTCCTGAATGCAAATATCAGACTTTAACATGCGACTCTTTAACTCAGGGGTGCCAAACGCACACTGGCCAATCACGGGCCACTTACAGCCCGGTTTGGACTTAGGTGGGCCGAACCAGAAaaatacaggtttttttttttgaggaataAAGTGCAATTAGATCATTATTGTGCCCAGAGTCGCTCTTCACTTTGGACAATGGACAATGTATGTGATTGACTTCTTAGAACATCCTTAAACATAATGCAATAAAGTTCATTTAAACCTTAAGGATTATTGaatttgcataaaaaaaaaagttataaggATTTCTACATGACTATTTGTGAAAAATAGTAGTAAATTTGGttattcaaagttttttttacctttacttCAACTTTACAATCATAACATACAAGACACAATAATGACAATAACTATTCTCAATAACTTTTGCCCGTACATCAACATCATCAATTTAACACATCCTATAGAGGCCCTCTGCTTTGGAATAGTTTGCCCCCCCGATAAGATCCATATCCTCACTTtaagtttgaaaaaagtttaaagaaaCCATCTTATCAAATCCTCTTATGTTACAGCTAATTACTTCATGCCTTCTCTCACTTATGCCACCATGATTACAATCCACGTgtaatatatatgtttatatttgcatgtgtatgtatatatgttaagtttttatttcttttttgatcttcaattcatattttgttcaatattttcatttttggttgtttatatattagttttCCTCATATTTCAAAGatgaattgtgcattttgtctcaTGATTGTataagtttttgtttgttagcctttattttaaattgtttgtgtttattgaaaggggtggagctcttATACAAGCTCTTTGGGAGTCGTTCCCTCCCTACAccttaaatgttgttttgtgttttttttaatgtgtgctcgataaataaaaacgaaaataaaataaaataaaaaatttgtaATGCAATCTTTAAACAATGAGCATAGAAATATTGCAGGCTTCTAGATATGCGtcaagtaaaatcatttaatttgtgAATTTAGAAGAACTGAAATATCTGCAACTGAACCATCTCGTAAtatgttttaaacaaaatccTCCCAGGGGCCGAATAGAAAGCTCCAACAGGCAGTGCATTTGCAAGTGTGTATTTCAGGCTCACAGGCTGGTTGAGGTGATGTCCCACAGAGTCGGCCAGGGTTCCTATAGCGTCGTAGAGAATGAGCAGGTTCTTGTGTTGGTATTTCCCAAAAGCAAAAACCAATGTGTCCAGGATGAAGCTCAGGTAGGGCACCAGCTCTGTGCACGCCTCCTCCTCCAGAGTGGCAAACGCACTGCAGcggggaagaaaaaaacgttTAGGTTGTTCAGAATtaagggtgtgcattgccatgaatccgatgatacgatacacgatacgatatatcccgatactaaacaatatgaaaGACATTGCAATATAactaattacaaatttcacctttacaagtacgaAATGGTATGAATAACAAATtatctaatttttttaaacttgcaagaacaattaaatgataactaactgtaattctagtacaaatatcaaaaacaagtgttatgtttatcaaactgtcaaattacatttttcaaaagttaaacttttgcttatacaacagattctgattctactaagttcttaaattattgttttttttaagtaaccacacatctataaaagtgccaagtatgtttttaaaaaaaaagtgcaatcaactttcaagttaaaatgcattgaggagtgaggtagtttaacaaggtctgatgtggttcactgacacctagtgacacCTAGTTTAAGTCCCACGCatgttagtgcaattaaatgtttttctttgatttaaaaaacatgattaaaaaaacgatttggacattttttttttatcgataCGATAATGGTGTTGTGAAATCAGTGTTCCTACAGCTTTAACTGAGACttttgccatttgaaattaaattcatgACCAACTTCACAGCAAACATAATTGGGGGCAAAAAcaccacatcaattacataggattggggtaaaaaaaaaaattcggtTTCTAGTACAGACATgcaacagaatacacaaaatgataataaaataccaaaaaaaaaaaaagtccaaaataaccaatatcactccaaaaacatgagatgactacaaaaatagccagaaatctataaaacaacaacaaaaatacaaaaaaaaacccatttggAAAAGCCATGAGGAAAAATCTTTGTTGGGCAGACAATTTtcataaaatgtacattttcccatgttgtttttacattttttttaaaaaaaaagctaatgttaccatttattttgaaacgtgagactaattacaaacACCTGGAAATATCACGATACATCgtcaaatcaattttttcttgcACCCTTATTCAGAAGAAATGGAAGTAGGATCAGAAGCTGTACCTGCAAGCCGCCTCCTGCACTCTTTTGTTTCCATCCAGGATGCGTTTTAGCAGCTCAGTCATCAGAGGTTTGAGGTGAGCGTCGGGGGGCTGGCTGACCACCCAGTGTGCGTAACGACTGAGGGTCCAGCAGGCAATTGAGCGAACCAACGCCTTTTTGTCACATAAACACTGGATAAGGTGTGGGATGAGCTCAGGCAAGTAAGGAACCATCCCATGCATACAGCCTGGGGCAGGAAAAGcatttaaagacatttcaaacacaacataaaaaatCTGAATGAACGTCATCCTCAGTGCCTCCAATGAGTTCAACTGATCATATGTAGTTCAACAATTGTGATGGTAAAGTTGTGTCTCACCCTCAGCGATAGCCCCCAGCACTAGGATGCCCGACTCCTTGATGACCCAGTCAGGGTGGAAAAGCAGTCCTTTGAGCAGAGGCAGCAGGTGAGGGAGCAACTCCTCACGGAACACGTTTGCGAGGACATCCAGAGCGGCGGCTGAACATTTTCCTGGGAACAAAGAAATTACTTTCATCAACAGAACTCTTTCACTGCTGCAAAGGAATTTCTCAACTGAAGTAGGAAGTGCTAAATTACGTCTTTTCTTTATTGTAATTCAATCTGCAACAATATACGCTCTGCACTACTTCTTGTGCATTTACAATACTTTTACACAATTGCATTTTGACgtgttttaaacaaatattagaTCTATCAAGATAAGAGTATTAGAGAGTACCCGTGTAAACTAAAGCAGGACATTGTATCTTCTCCCTCTGTGTCTTGCATCTTGTAAACAGAGAAGCTTCTTACTAAAGCCATAACAGCTATTTGTTTGGGGCAGTAGTTTTTGGTAAACACTAGGTATGTAAGCATATATCCTAAATCAGCTAAAAATCGATGCAAACAAGAAGacagtgttatggcaatttttatattcgtcataatatcgtcaaatgtgtgtgttcatgtgtacaatttgtcatgttttaatacatgatgactccattactcttcgcacttttgaacagctgagtcatgttagattaaacagtacagatcgtattgtactcagtgcaacacagagtctctgctgaaggccatacacacgaacacacacactatcaaggatagataagagtggcgcccaatcttcctcataatatacacgtatttttttttttttttaaaggattttttgggctctagtggcctttatatgacagttgcttgacaggaaagggatcagagagagcagggaatgacacgcagcaaagggtcccaggccgggaatcgaacctggaccggctgcaggcgaggaactacagcctccgtacatggggcgggcgctcaacccactgagctgcACACCACCCcaataatatacacgtcttcatcatcctcaaatgtttccactgttgggcatctgactccctccttctcctcacctcagggtggaactttttctgttatctgtataaaagcttaagctgtgaaactgttagttagagcgggtcttgcctttttgctctgccacgagccttttgcctttcattctttcaggatggaagcttcttttttactccttttttatttaattttataataaatcttttttataaaatcatcaatgcctcgcctggactccatcattcaaccagagcaataaatcatgcctccaaatgaggtcaaccgcaaatttgccatgacaacagtcatcaacatcccccaccagattggttcCCAttataaactcctcccctccggcagacgctacagatcactgtacgccaaaactacccgccataaaaacagtttcttcccccaggctgtcactctgatcaacactaaacagtcaaagagtgtcagacctgtttctgttactgtgaaataacctggaactaaacatatcaaccctggaacaacctgtcactgcaaaatgttcatggacataattttttcatttaaatgttcacctatttgcactactcatcaatgcactactgcactattatcttattattattattgtatttttattttatttcattattattattattactattattattatcttgttatttttatttagtttgcacatattagtctaactactcttatatttatgtttatacttcttttttcatttatttttctttattttatttatttttctttattctagttgattgttattatttaatgttacactacctgagagagcacaggtcaccaaaagaaattcctcgtgtgtattcattcacccctggccaataaagttgattctgattctgataactcacaaccttttcctaaatgtcctaaatctaacttagatgtatacataaaaatataatatcacatcagaatataaaattactaactatcttaaacaaagCTGTCCCCTTAGAAGATActtcgaacagagtaaaaaaacggcacaagggcaataactccggaagaaATAATTGcatgcttctcattttcgaactctatcaaggtattgataccctgaagcgaCATTGGTTCAGGTTATCCTatattaaacagtttctgagaaaagcacgGACGGACGTAGCTCAAACCTTAatcccccttccacattttGTGGCGGGAAATAATAAGAGGGGATTAAAATCGATACAGCACAGTACCAGTATGTGCATCGATACTCtgcttaaaggagacatatcatgcttttaaatccttctttTATACATacaaatcatacagttgtggtctatataaagtggaactgcaatgcttgggtctgaattcctcattattatagctccacagaccccttttctgatgtaaTTCTAAGAGCGACTAATTTTGGTGCAATAAAATGcttttaagggctaaaaaagtggatttagcatgatatgtcccctttaaacaatAGGGGGTGCTGTTTAGTGCTGCTTGTTTTGGCTGAACCAAGAGCAGCGGCGGGAGAAGAGCTTTAATCCAGCCAACAAAAGAAGGCCCGGCCGAGGCAGCAGATCCCGTCCGACCCGAATGAAGCAGATGTCTCTTTAAACCCGAACCCGTTTCAACCAGTCACTATTCACATGCTTACGCGTGCATTAATGATCCGAGACGAGTCAGCATCTATTTCTGCATCTTTCTCGCGCTAAttgaaacacatcacctgattTACCGCGCAACGATGAAACCCGACCCGAGCCCGTGGTATCGGAATCGTTGGTTGAGTGTACCCTTACACAACCAGTAAGCAGCTTGCTTTAGATTTATAATTGTAGTTGGCCTGTAGAAATACTAAGCAATCAAAACCACATGAAGCAAAGGTTTTAGATATTTTGGGCATTTTCAAACCAGTCCCCTTAGtgaatactgtacatataagcaatacaaattaataATCCTGATTGCACGCAActtaaaaatttacaaaatttacatttttcagtggGTACAATAAAACTACTACTTTTAAGTTCTCAATAAAAACTAGATTTTAAGAAAATTAAGTTTTGTCTTGCAAATTACAAAACTAATATCACCGACATGTTGCCAGTTTGTGAGAAAATCAACTTTATGATCCTAATAATGTAGCAACTAATGTCAGAAGTTTGAGGAGCAAACTCGGTGATCAATCACAATAGTATTTTGCTTGTTTAAAACTCACTACAGGTGTAACATACGTAAGTTCCAGTCAGACAACGTGTCATCGTCATCATCCTCATCGTCATCAATGTTCTCCGCCTCCTCGCCCTCCCCTCCCTCGTGCTGCAGAGTGACAGTGCGCGACTTGtggaaacgaggtttgatgtctTGCTCGCTGTCTGGGATCGT
Encoded here:
- the tnpo2b gene encoding transportin-2 isoform X2 — its product is MEWQPDEQGLQQVLQLLKDSQSPDTATQRAVQDKLEQLNQFPDFNNYLIFVLTCLKSEDEPTRSLSGLILKNNVKAHYQNFPPNVADFIKRECLNNIGDPSPLIRATIGILITTIASKGELQTWPELLPQLCNLLNSEDYNTCEGSFGALQKICEDSSELLDSDALNRPLNIMIPKFLQFFKHCSPKIRSHAIACVNQFIIGRAQALMDNIDTFIESLFALAGDEDCEVRKNVCRALVMLLEVRIDRLIPHMHSIIQYMLQRTQDPDENVALEACEFWLTLAEQPICQEALSGHLVQLIPILVNGMKYSEIDIILLKGDVEEDETIPDSEQDIKPRFHKSRTVTLQHEGGEGEEAENIDDDEDDDDDTLSDWNLRKCSAAALDVLANVFREELLPHLLPLLKGLLFHPDWVIKESGILVLGAIAEGCMHGMVPYLPELIPHLIQCLCDKKALVRSIACWTLSRYAHWVVSQPPDAHLKPLMTELLKRILDGNKRVQEAACSAFATLEEEACTELVPYLSFILDTLVFAFGKYQHKNLLILYDAIGTLADSVGHHLNQPEYIQKLMPPLIAKWNELKDEDKDLFPLLECLSSVATALQSGFLPYCEPVYQRCVTLVQKTLAQAMMYSQQPDQYEAPDKDFMIVALDLLSGLAEGLGGHVDTLVARSNIMTLLFQCMQDTMPEVRQSSFALLGDLTKACFPHVKPCIAEFMPILGTNLNPEFISVCNNATWAIGEICMQMGVEMQPYIAMVLNQLVEIINRPNTPKTLLENTAITIGRLGYVCPQEVAPMLPQFIRPWCTSLRNIRDNEEKDSAFRGICMMIGVNPGGVVQDFIFFCDAVASWVNPKDDLRDMFYKILHGFKEQVGEENWQQFSEQFPPLLKERLAACYGV
- the tnpo2b gene encoding transportin-2 isoform X1, coding for MKGTLYFHQKREPWTTIQHSFSSFFRQKLRSKWMEWQPDEQGLQQVLQLLKDSQSPDTATQRAVQDKLEQLNQFPDFNNYLIFVLTCLKSEDEPTRSLSGLILKNNVKAHYQNFPPNVADFIKRECLNNIGDPSPLIRATIGILITTIASKGELQTWPELLPQLCNLLNSEDYNTCEGSFGALQKICEDSSELLDSDALNRPLNIMIPKFLQFFKHCSPKIRSHAIACVNQFIIGRAQALMDNIDTFIESLFALAGDEDCEVRKNVCRALVMLLEVRIDRLIPHMHSIIQYMLQRTQDPDENVALEACEFWLTLAEQPICQEALSGHLVQLIPILVNGMKYSEIDIILLKGDVEEDETIPDSEQDIKPRFHKSRTVTLQHEGGEGEEAENIDDDEDDDDDTLSDWNLRKCSAAALDVLANVFREELLPHLLPLLKGLLFHPDWVIKESGILVLGAIAEGCMHGMVPYLPELIPHLIQCLCDKKALVRSIACWTLSRYAHWVVSQPPDAHLKPLMTELLKRILDGNKRVQEAACSAFATLEEEACTELVPYLSFILDTLVFAFGKYQHKNLLILYDAIGTLADSVGHHLNQPEYIQKLMPPLIAKWNELKDEDKDLFPLLECLSSVATALQSGFLPYCEPVYQRCVTLVQKTLAQAMMYSQQPDQYEAPDKDFMIVALDLLSGLAEGLGGHVDTLVARSNIMTLLFQCMQDTMPEVRQSSFALLGDLTKACFPHVKPCIAEFMPILGTNLNPEFISVCNNATWAIGEICMQMGVEMQPYIAMVLNQLVEIINRPNTPKTLLENTAITIGRLGYVCPQEVAPMLPQFIRPWCTSLRNIRDNEEKDSAFRGICMMIGVNPGGVVQDFIFFCDAVASWVNPKDDLRDMFYKILHGFKEQVGEENWQQFSEQFPPLLKERLAACYGV